The Cohaesibacter intestini genome includes a window with the following:
- the lysC gene encoding Rz1-like lysis system protein LysC has product MLASSLMMTLAGCKSSGELVAAAQLPPMPADLQRQCADPGVQTGRDARAVIARHRQSLAECRNRHRDTVQFYKQVRGVRVRAGQ; this is encoded by the coding sequence ATGCTTGCATCCTCACTGATGATGACGTTAGCCGGTTGCAAATCATCCGGTGAGCTGGTGGCTGCGGCTCAATTGCCGCCCATGCCTGCCGATCTGCAACGTCAGTGCGCGGATCCGGGCGTCCAGACCGGTCGAGATGCGCGGGCGGTGATCGCCCGCCATCGTCAATCCTTGGCAGAGTGCCGCAATCGTCACCGCGACACAGTGCAATTCTATAAGCAGGTGCGTGGTGTGCGTGTGAGGGCTGGCCAATGA
- a CDS encoding peptidoglycan-binding protein — translation MRNLSTEQLRRVQARLKALGFDPGPIDGVPGPMTSAAIIAFKKSVNLNPRDKVGPITLRMLFEVKTKAKGVVLDIPPLARPLIQRLGWHEGRNTFDLMNWFRSFGKVLGNPKQLPWCGEGAENAALEMFPSVPVPSNPFFAQDWRFYGVDAGGPLVGSFGIIRWSKDAGHIGVVANYDRKTGMVTLLGCNQKNQIRYDSFHIRHFIAFRVPPSEAGKIYAPFAGTRPSSGYGATR, via the coding sequence ATGAGAAACCTCTCAACTGAGCAGCTCCGGCGCGTGCAAGCACGGCTCAAGGCATTGGGTTTTGATCCGGGGCCTATTGATGGCGTGCCGGGGCCGATGACCTCGGCGGCGATCATCGCCTTTAAAAAGTCGGTCAATCTCAACCCGCGTGATAAGGTCGGGCCGATCACTCTGCGGATGCTGTTTGAGGTCAAGACCAAGGCCAAAGGGGTGGTGCTGGACATTCCGCCTCTCGCTCGCCCGCTCATCCAGCGCCTTGGCTGGCATGAGGGGCGCAATACGTTCGATCTCATGAATTGGTTTCGCTCTTTTGGCAAAGTGCTGGGCAATCCTAAACAATTGCCTTGGTGCGGCGAGGGGGCGGAAAATGCCGCGTTGGAAATGTTTCCATCTGTGCCGGTGCCGTCCAATCCGTTCTTTGCGCAAGACTGGCGCTTTTATGGCGTTGATGCCGGCGGACCGCTGGTCGGCTCTTTTGGGATCATCCGTTGGAGCAAAGATGCTGGTCATATTGGGGTCGTAGCCAACTATGACCGTAAGACCGGCATGGTCACGCTGCTGGGCTGCAATCAGAAAAATCAGATCCGCTATGACAGTTTCCACATTCGTCATTTCATTGCGTTTCGCGTGCCGCCTTCCGAGGCTGGCAAGATCTATGCGCCTTTTGCAGGGACGAGGCCATCCTCTGGATATGGGGCAACACGATGA